The Actinomyces viscosus genome segment CCCAGACGATCGCCCCGCAGGTGATGAGCGCGATGCTCGCCACCAGCACGATCGCCCACATGACGCGGGTACCGATGGTGACGGTACGGGTGGGCATCAGTGAGGTCACCTCGTCATTGTGCCCGGCCCCACCGGGCTCCGCCCGGCGGAGCCCGGGGCGAGGCGACCGGGGGGACCGAGGGGGCTCAGCGTCCCACCCCGGCGTAGGTCCACCCCGCCTGGCGCCAGGCCACCGGGTCCAGGGCGTTGCGTCCGTCGATGATGACGCGAGCGGCGACCCCGACGGCGGCGTCAGCGGGGTCGAGGGCCACGAACTGGTCCCACTCGGTCAGCAGCAGGACGAGCTCGGCACCCGTGAGCGCTGCCTTGGGGTCGTCCTCCAGGGTGAGGTGGGGGTGGGAGCGGGCCACGACGGGCAGGGCCTGCGGGTCGCAGACGGTGACCTCCGCCCCGAGGTCGGCCAGGCGGGCGGCGACGTCCAGGGCGGGGGAGTCCCGCACGTCGTCGCTCAGGGGCTTGAAGGCCGCCCCCAGGATGGTGATCGCCTTGCCGGCCAGGTCGCCTCCCACGTGGGTGCGGGCCAGCTCGATGATCCGGTCTCGCTGCTCGCGGTTGATGGAGTCGACCTGCCCCAGCAGGTCCGCCAGGTGCACGGCGCCGTGCAGGTCGGCGCTGGCCTGCAGCGCCCGGATGTCCTTGGGCAGGCAGCCTCCGCCGAAACCCACGCCGGCCTGGAGGAAGCGCCTGCCGATGCGCGGGTCGTGCCCGATGGCGTCGGCCAGGACGGTCACGTCGGCCCCGGCGGTGTCGCACAGGTGGGCCATGGCGTTGATGAAGCTGATCTTGGTGGCCAGGAAGGAGTTCGCCGCGGTCTTGACCAGCTCGGCGGTGGGGTAGTCGGTGACGATCCGGGGGATGCCCTCGTCCAGCAGGTCCTGGTAGACGACGTCGAGGGCGGCCTGGGCCTCCTGGGCGTCCCGGGGGTCGGCGGGCACCCCGTAGACGATGCGGTCGGGGTGGAGGGTGTCGGCCACGGCGAAGCCCTCGCGCAGGAACTCGGGGTTCCACAGCACCAGGGCCCGGCCGGCCAGACGCTCGGCCACCTGCTGGGCGGTGCCCACCGGGACGGTCGACTTGCCCACCACGAGGCTGCGCCCGCCCTCGGGCAGCGCGTCGTGAAGCATGTCGACCACGCTCCACAGCTGGCTGCGGTCGGCCTGACCACCGGTAGCGGACTGCGGGGTCCCCACGGCGATGAAGTGGACGTCGGCCCCGGCCAGCTCCGCCGGTGACGGCATCGAGGTGAAGCGCAGGTCGCCCTGCGCGGCGCCGGTCGTCAGCAGCTCGGGCAGACCCGGCTCGTAGAAGGGGACGCGGCCCTGGGAGAGGGCCTCGACCTGCTCAGGCCGGGTGTCGATCCCCAGGACGTGGTGCCCCAGGTGGGCCATGGCGGCGGCGTGGACGGCACCGAGGTATCCGCAGCCGATGACGGTGATCTTGAGGGGGGTCATGAGTTGTTCCAATCGTTCGTGAGGTCCAGAGGGGTGAAAGGCGAGGCCTCTGCCAGGCAGTGGCTCACCCAGGTAGGCAGCCACCGGTGGGCAGCGGGTCTGAAGGCGTGGACGAAGACCAGTCGCAGCGCCGATGAGCGGTAGTAGGCCTCCAGGCGCTGCGTCGTGGTGGGCAGCCTGCGGGCCAGGTCGTCGAGCAGGTCCCGGACCCGTGCGTGGGAGTCGGGACCGAGCCGGCCCCTCACCGCCATGAGGTCCGTGTGGGCCCAGAGGTTGCCCAGGTCGAGGGCCGCCTCGGCCATGGCGGCGGTGTCCAGGTCGAGCAGGGACAGCTCTCGCCCGTCCCACAGGAGCTGGCCGTCGTGGAGGTCGCGGTGGGCGACGACGTGCACCCCGTCGTCCTCCCGCAGCCTCAGGCAGGTGTCCACCACCTGCTCGTGCAGGAGGTCCGACTGGTCGATGACGCCGTAGCGGTGGGCGGAGGCGAACCAGCGGCGCAGCACCTCGGTCTCCTGGCGCGGTCCGTGCACGGGCAGGTCGGCCTCGGCATCGGCCAGGTGCGCCCAGGAGTCCGTGAGCCGTCTCCATCCGGGCAGGCCGGCGTCGCCGAGCTCGTTGAGGCTGCGGCCGGGCAGCAGCTCGAGGTCGACGACGTCGTCGCCGTCGCCCAGGACCCTGGGAGTGCGCAGACCGGTGACCCGCAGGACCGAGGCGGCGGTCGTGTGCGCCCGCACCAGGGAGGCGGCCTTGTGGGGGCGCACGATCTTGCGGACCCGGGCGTCCTCCATCACCACGGCGCGGCGCCCGGCACGGTGGACGACGAGCGCCCCCGTCAGGCGCGCGGACAGGGCCGGCAGCTCCGGGTCCGTGGCATAGGGCAGCAGCTCGGGGGCGCCGCCCGCACTGACGTGCCCGGCGCGCAGGCGGCCCTCGCCGTCGACGCACTCGATGGTCGCGGTCGCCGGGCTCGAGCCCCGGTGATCGGGCCAGGCCCTGCGCAGCCCGAGGACCGCGCGCAGCGTGCTCAGCATGCCGGTCATCTCCGCCCTCCGTGTCATTCCCGTCGTCGGTGTCGTGCTCATCGCTTCTGTCATGTCCAGGACGTCTCCTCCTGCGGGGCCTTGGCGATGCGCTTGATGGCGGCCAGCTCGGTGCTGACGCGTTCACGCCAGGACGGATCGGCCTGACGCAGGGGATCAGCCAGCCGTGCCAGGCGTGACAGGGCGATCGCCGTCCCCAGCTGCTCGGTGTCGGGCACCGGTCGGCGCTCGCCGTACCCCTGAAGCAGGGCGCACCGCAGGGACGGTGGGGCCACCGCGAGGTAGGAACCCAGATCCGTGACGGCCGGCGCCAGACGCACCCGGTCGAAGTCGGTCAGCCAGATGCGTCCGGTCGAGTACTCGTACAGCACCTGGTCGGGGGAGGCGTCGCCGTGAGTGAGGACCGGATCCCCCGAGAGCCGGGCGGGCAGCATGGCGCCCACCTTCCGCACCCGGTGAGCCAGCTCGGGGGCCAGGACGTCGAGCTGACGGGCGTGGACCTCGGCCAGGTCCCGTGGATCGGGGTGCTGACGCGGCAGCCGGTCGACGAGCTCCGGCTCCAGCAGCCCCGTGCAGGAGTGGAGCTCGGCCAGCAGCGCTCCCACGCGCCGCGTGGCCTCGAGCGTCGCGTCGTCCGCGGCCTCGCCTGGGATCTCAGCGAGGTTCGTGTCGCCGCACCACTGCTGAAGGCTGACGTGCCCCTCGCACCGGGCCACGGCCTCAGAGCCGAGGAGACGCGGGACCGGCAGGAGGGCGGACAGGGCGCGGTGGACGTCGTCGGCAGGCCCGCCGGCGTGCGCCCGCAGCCGCAGCACCGCGCCGTCGACTCGCAGCACGAGGCGCCGCGAGGGGTTGTAGCGCAGCAGGTCACCGACCTCCCAGGCCCCCAGCGCGCCCTGGCGGGCGGCGAGTGCCATCGGCTCGGCCAGCTTGGGGTCGCTTTGAAGCGGACCGCTCTGCAGCAGCAGGCCGCCGTCCACGGCCCGAGTCACCGGAGGCGGCTCGATCCCCAGGCGGGCCGCCAGGCGCTCGGCCCGGGAGGCCTTGGAGCGAGAGACCGGCCAGAGCAGCCGGGCCCAGCCGGCCGTGACCCCGGTGGACCGCTCCACCAGCGAGACCAGGATCGAGACGTCCGGCTTGATGCGCAGCCTGCCCGCTCGCACCGGCCGATCGACAAGCTCACTGAGCCGGTCGGCGTCGAGCACCGTGGAGACGGCATCGGCCGTGGCCGTCGTGCGGCCTGTGGTGATCGTCGAACGGCTCATGCTCGGCTCCCCTCCAGGGCGAAGGAGTCGGACAGCCTGCTGGCCGCCCACCGGCGGAACTCGGCCGAGGTATCCATGAGACGCTGAGGGCTCCCCTCCAGGCGGATCAGCCCGTCCTGGATCCACACCACCCGGTCGGCGCGCATGGCGGCCTGTGGGTCGTGGGTGATGGTCAGCGTCGTGCGTCCGGCCACCAGCTCGTCGATCGCCTGGAGCACTGCCGACGTCGAGGCCGGGTCCAGCCCGGTGGTCGCCTCGTCCAGGATGACGATCGGCGAGTCGCGCAGCAGCGCCCGGGCGATGGCGATGCGCTGACGCTGGCCGCCGGAGAGGGTGCCGCCCCGTTCGCCCACGGCCGTGTCGTAGCCGTTGGGCATCTGGGTGATGAAGTCGTGGGCGTGGGCGGCCCGCGCGGCCGCCTCCACCTCCTCGTCCAGGGCCTGCGGCCGTCCCAGACGGATGTTCTCCCGGATCGTGCCGGTCAGCAGCACCGCCTCCTGGTGCAGGACCGAGACCTGCGAGCGCAGGAACCTCAGGTCCAGCTCGTCCAGGCTGTGCCCGTCCAGGCTGACCGTGCCCGACGTCGGATCCAGGGCCCGCACCACGAGGGACGCCAGGGTGGACTTTCCCGAGCCCGACGGCCCGACGAGAGCCACGTGCTCGCCGGGAACCACCGTCAGGCTCACGCCGTGGAGCACCTGACGGCGCTCGTAGGCGGCGCGCACGTGGTCGAAGTGGATCATGCCGTGGACGGGGTCCAGGACGATGGCGTTATGCGGGGAGACGATCTCGGGCTCGACCGCCATGTCGGCCACCCGCTCACCCGAGGCCGTCGCCCGGGCGATGCGGCCGGTGTACTTGGCCATGTCCCGCAGCGGCTTCATCGTGGTGCGCAGATAGGTCGTGAAGAGCACCAGGTCCCCCGGGGACATCGCGCCGCCCAGGACCCGGATGCCACCGCCGACCATGACCACCGCGGTGGCCACGCCCACGATGACGTCCGTGGAGCGCTCCAGGCGCGCGGCGATGCGGCGCGAGCGCACCCCCTCACTCAGGGACACCGTGTTGGCGCCCGTGAAACGCTCGTGCAGCAGCGGCTCCAGACCGTAGGCCTGCACCACCTTGATGGCGCCGAGCGCCTCCTGGGCCGTGTTGGCCAGGTTCCCCTCCGACTTACGGCTGCGCAGGGAGGCCACGGAGATCCGCCGTGAGTTCCCCGAGGAGGCGACGACGAAGGCCACCACCGCCAGGACCACGATCATGGCCAGCAGGGGGTCCAGGAACACCATGACCACGACCATGACCAGCAGGGTCAAGGTGTTGGCGGCCATCGGCAGGCCGGCGGTGACGGCTACCTCCTGCATGCGGTTGACGTCGGCGATGAGCCGCTGGACGGTGTCCGCGCTGTGGTTGCGGGCGTGGAACTGCTGAGAGAGCCCCTGGACGTGGTGGAAGGCCCGGCTGCGCAGGGAGGCCGCCGTGCGCGAGCCCACCAGGGCGAAGGCCACGGTGGCCAGGTAGTTGCACACGGCCCGGCCGGCCACGATCACCAGCAGGGCCACACCGAGCCCCACCAGGGAGGGGACCGTGGCGGGCGCGCTGCCCGTGTGCCGGCCCAGCGCCGCCACCAACGAGTCGATGACGATCTTCAGGGGCCAGGGCTCCAGGACCCGGAAGAAGACCTCCGCCAGAAGCACCACCGTGCCGCCGACCATGAGGCGCCACTGCGGCGCCGCATCGGGGCCCACCAGGCGCAGGGTCTGGCGCATGGGGGAGTGACGCACCCGGGAACGGCCGTGCCGACGAGGAGGCGAAGCCATCAGCGCTCACCGTCCTCGGTGACCCCGGCAAGCCCCAGGATCCGGGCGACGACCCGCCCCAGGAGTGACGCTCCTCGGCCAGGCGGCGCCCACCGCGCCCCATCCGGGCACGCCGGTCCGGGCAGGCCGCCAGATCGTCCAGGGCCGCGGCCAAGGCTGTGGGGTCCGAGGGGGCACGAGCACGCCGTGCCGGTCGTCCCCGTCCCGAAGCAGCTGGGGGACCTGCCCGACGCCGGAGGCCACGACCGCGAGACCCGCGGCCAGGTACTCCAGGACCTTCATGGGGGAGAAGTACTGCTGCTCGCTCCCGCCCAGGTCCGGGTACGGGGCCACCCCGATCGCCGAACCCGCCAGATGAGCGGGGACGTCCTGCGGAGCAACCGCCCCGCGGAAGTCCACCTCCACCCCGAGGCGCTGGGCCTGAGCCCGCAGCGCCTCCATCTCGGGGCCGTCCCCGATGATCCGCAGCCCCCAGCTCTGACGCGCCAGAGCCGCCGCCGTGATGAGGTCCGCCACCCCGTGCCAGGGCTTGAGGGTCCCCACGAAGGTGACGACCACCCGGCTCGGGTCCTCCGGCTGAGGCTGGATACGGCGCACGCTCACGCCGTTGGGCACCGTGTGGATCCGGTTGGGGACCTCACCCGCGCCGGACGGGTCGGCGCTGCGACGACGCACCCAGTCGGCCACGGGATCTGAGACGCAGACCGTGGCCCTGGCGGCCTCGACCTGGCGACGCAGGACCCGCGCCGCACCGGAGGCGTCCACCAGTGAGCGGTGACGACGCTGCTCGTCAATGAGTGGAGCATTGACCTCCAGGATCCCCGCTACCCCGGTGGTGTCCGTGATGTCGGCCAGCGCGGTGGAGAACAGGGAGTAGCGCTCGTAGACCAGGTCGGCGCCGTCCTCCATCACCCGTGAGGCGATCCGCTCCGCGGCGCGCGCCTGTGCCCGCTCCCGCTCGGCGGGATCGACGTCGGCCACGGCATCCCCGGCATCCCCGGCATCCACGGCCTCCAGGTGCAGCTTCAGGTCGCTCAGGTCGTCGGGAACATGCTCGCCGGAGCGTACGGCGTAGAGCACCACCTCGTGGCCGGCGGCCCTCAGCTCGCGGACGACCTCCTGAATGTGCACCGAGGCGCCCTTGGTCCCGAACACCGGGATGCCCGGGTCACAGCAGATGTAGGCGATCCGCATCAGGCGGCTCCTTCCCGATCGGTCAGGTACATGCTGGGAGCAGTCGGAGCGTGACCGGGGCCCGACTGCCAAGCGGCCAGGACCGCAGCCTGGGCACGGGAGTCGAAGTGCTCCTCAATGAGCGTGCGCGCCCCACGCGACAGGGAGACGGTGTCGACCTCGCCCAGCGCGATGCCACGCAGGGCCACGGCCAGCTCGGCCGGGTCCCCAGGGGGCAGCAGGAGCCCGGTGACGCCGTCATGCACCACCTCCGGCAGCCCCGAGACCGCGGTGGCCACCACCGGCGTCCCGCAGGCCATCGCCTCCAGGACCACCGTCGGCAGACCGTCGATGTTGCCGTCGGCCGCCTCGATGCACGGCGCCACGAACACGTCCGAGCGGGCCAGCAGGTCACGCACCTCCGCCTGCGTGAGCGGACCCAGCAGGCGGATCCTGCCCGCCAGGCCCAGGCGGTCGATCTGCGCGGTCAGACGCTCGCGCTCATCGCCCTCACCGGCCAGCTCCACCTCGACGTCGACGCCGGAGCTCACCAGGATCCGCACCGCCTCGACCAGGTCCGCGAAACCCTTCTTGGGCACCAGGCGCCCCACGGCGCACACCCGCAACGGCCGCGTCGACCCCGCCGGTACCGGCGCCGGGGCCCGGTAGGCGAACCGGTCCAGCTCGATGGCGTTGTAGCGCAACGACACCGTCGCGCCCGTGCCCGCCAGCACCGTCCTCAGGTGCTCCTCGTTGTACCGGCCGATGGCGATGACCCGCTGCGCGTCGCCGCAGATCCGACGCAGCCACACCGGGTCCACGGACTCATGGAAGATGTCCTTGGCATGGGTCGTCACCGTGTAGGGGATGCCGGTCAGGGCCGAGGCGATCCACGTGACCCGCCCCGCCAGCGACGCGAAGTGCGCGTGCAGGTGGGTGATGGAGTCGCGACGCACCTGACGCGCCAGCTCCACGCCCTGGGCGACCTCGTCGCCGGGCAGGCCCGCCAGCACCGGCATGATGGCGGCGAAGCGCTCGCGGTCGTCCTGGCGGGACAGGCCGCCGGCGATCTGGCTCCACAGGTCGATGGCCCGCTGCGGTCGGCCCACCCAGCTGACTCGGGCGGCGACTCGGGCGATCTCGGGGTGGAAGCGCGAGTCCGTGGTGGGGCGCAGCGCGTAGATGCTCAGGTCCTCGCCCTGGGCCTCGCGGGCCAGGACCTCGGTGACGATGAAGGTCTCCGAGAATCGCGGGTAGACCTTGAGGACGTAGCCGATACGGGCGTCGGATGCGGGACTCATGCGGGGATCTCCGTACTGGTGAGGCTGTTGAGGGGGCTGCCGAGGATGTCGAGGCGGTCGGTCCGGTGGCCGATGAGCTCGGCGGCGAGCCGGGGGACGGTTACCAGGCCGTCCAGGTGCAGACGCCGTCGTCCCGCCACCTGGCCGCCGGCGCCGGGGGCCGGGTCGTGCAGGTGCTCGGCGAGCCAGCCCTCCAGCGCGGCGGCGCTCAGGTCCGTGACCCGCAGGAGGTCGACGGCGCCCGCGTCCTTGAGGGCGGTGGCCCGGATGAGCTGCTCGAGGCGGGGCGTCTCACGGGGCACGAGCAGGGCCGGGGTGGCGGAGGCGAGGATCTCGCTGACCGTGTTGTACCCGGCCATTGAGATGACGGCCGCGGCCTGCTCGATGTGGCGGCTCATCCCCGCCCAGGAGCGGCGCACGGAGGTGCGGGGGCCGGCCGCTCGGGCGACCTGGTGGAACAGGGGCTCCTCGAGCTGGGGACCGGTGACCACGACGTGCCGGTACCCGTCTGGGACGCGCGCGGCCGCCGCGGCGCGCAGCAGGGTGACGCCGTCGGAGCCGCCACCGGCGGTGGTCAGGATGAACGGCTCCGCCTCCTCGGCGTTACCGGCCAGGGTCGCTGACGCGGGGGAGCCGTCGGCGGTCTCCGCGACGTCGCGGCCGTGGGCGAGGTAGCCGGTGTAGCGCATCCGCTCCTTCAGCGCCTCCGGGGCCTCTCCGGTGGCGCCCAGGTCATGGACCGAGGCGTCCCCGTAGATCCAGACCTCGTCGATGAGACGGCGCAGCGTGTCGGCGTCTCCGAGCTCGTCCCACTCGCGCTGCACGGTCGTGGGCGTGTCCAGGACCTCGCGCAGACCGAGGACCACACGTGCGCCGGGATGCGTCTGACGCATGCGTGCCAGAGGCTCGCGCAGCTCCTGGTACACGCCGTAGGGGTGACGGTCGACGATGAGCAGGTCCGGGGCGAAGCTGCTGAGCACACCGGACAGCAGGGAGCCTCGCACCAGGGTCAGGTCCTCACGGGTGATGCGCAGTCGCTGAGGCAGGTAGGCGCCCTTGGTCTTCTTGACCCCCGGCAGCACCAGCCAGTCGAAGCCGTCCGGGAGTCGGTGCTCCTGGCCCGGCGCCAGACCGGTGATGACCAGGCCGGTGACATCACGACCGGTGAGTCCCGGCAGCGCCCGGGCCAGGTGGTGGGCCAGGGCGAGATTGCGGCGAAGGTGTCCCAGCCCCTGGGCGTCGTGGCTGTAGAGCGCCACCCGTAGGGGAACGGTCGTCATGGATCGTCTCTTCTCTTGGTGTCAAGCTCAGAATCGTTCTGTGACGATCCTGGTCGGCCAGGAGAAGATGACGATTAAGGACGGATGAGAAAGCTCTCAGATTTGTTGGAGACTAAACCAGCTGCACCTCGGTGCCCGCCTGACGCAGGGCCGCGACCTGGTCGGCGGGGGCGCCGTCGTCGGTGATGACCAGGTCGATCGTGGCGGTGGGGCAGATGAGGGCGAAGGCGGTGGTGCCGAGCTTGGAGCTGTCGCACACGACGACGACACGTTGGGCGGCATCGACCAGAGCGGCGTTGACGGCGGCCTCGCCGTCGTGCTGAGCGTAGGCCCCCCGCTCATCGAGGCCCTCGACGCCCAGGAAGAGCGTGCCCACGCTGATCGAGGGCAGGATGAGCCCGGCCAGCGGGCCGGTGAGCTCGAAGGAGCGGGCCCGGGCGATACCACCGGTGACGACGACGCGCACGCACTGGCGCACGGTCATCTCATTGGCGATGTTGACGGCGTTGGTCACGAGCGTGACCGGCACCTCCGGGTCGTTCAGGTCCGGCAGCAGCGCGATCTCCCGAGCCACCTCGGTGGTCGTGGTACCGCCGTTGAGGCCGATGGAGTCCCCCGGGTTCACCAGGGCGGCGGCCGCCTTGGCGATGCGGGCCTTCTCGTCGGCCATCTTCGAGCTGCGGTAGCGCAGGGGCGGCTCGGTGGACGTGGGGTTGGCGACGGCGCCGCCGCGGGTTCGGGTGACCAGCTGCTGGTCCGCCAGGTGGTCGAGGTCGCGCCGTGCGGTCGCCGCAGAGACCCCCAGGCGCGCGATGATGTCATCGATATGGACGCTGCCCTCGTCCATGACGATGTCGAGGATGGCCGAATGACGATCATGCCGAGACATCTCGGTCCTCCTGGAGCTCAAGGGGCGGCCCGGGGCCGGCTGGTGCTGGGGCACGGCACATGATTTGTGCATCAACTACTTGCCTTATCCTGGTAACCGCACGGCAGGTAGTCGGTGTGCTGATGCCAGCATAGTTCAGGAGTGCCCGCAGGTGCCCGCTAAGAGCGACACATGGCGATACGAACCTTGCTACTGTCGTCGACATCAATCATGCCAACGTGTGGGGCGGTGGTCCCGTGGGCTCGCCGCCCCGCCCCTGAGAACAGAGAAAACATGGGACATCCCGCAGACCTTTCCGAGTGCTCCTGCTCCAGGGGGCGAGCTGCCGCACTGGGGGTCGACGTCGGTGCCGACCGAATCACCGCGGTTGTCGCCAGTGGCCGGGGACAGGTCGTCTCCACCCTCTCGCGTCCGGTCCCAGAGGGCTGTCGCTCGGATGGTCACCGGCTGGCTCAGGAGATCGGCGGCGTCATCACCGCCTTGCGTGCAAGCGCTGCCCGTGAGCTCGGCGGTGAGGTGTCAGGTGGGGAGGCGGGGGCTTCGGCGGAGGCTCCGGCCCTGACCGTTGGGATCTGCGTGCCGGGCGTCGTCGACGAGGACGCGGGGTGCGTCCGTCGCAGTGACGCGCTGGGGCTGCAGGACGTCGCGCTGGCGAGTCTCGTCAGCCGGTGCCTGACGGCCGATGCCGCCGAGGTGATTCTCTACTAGGAGGACCGTTGCGGCGCCTGGGCTGAGAGCCGGTGGGGAGCGGGTGGGGAGAGCTGCCTCTACCTGTGCGTTGACGCCAGCGTCTCCGCCGCCGTCCTGCTCAACGGTGTCCCGCTGCTCGGTGGAGGATGGGCCGGCCAGGTCGGACAGGTCCTGGTGTCCGACCCCGACTGGAGCGGCGAGAGGGCCCGCTTGGAGGACGTCGCCTCCGTCGACGCGATGGTGGGGCGCTACACGGCCGGCATCGTCGACGACTCAGTTGGCGGTTCTGCTAGTGACTCTGTTGATGGTTCTGATGGCTCCGCGCCCTCGGGCGGCGCAGGCGATTCCGGCAGTGCCTCCATCAGGGGCTCCGCCGGGCGGGCCGGCCAGGTCGCCTCCGGGCTCGACTCACTCCTCGAAGCGATGCGCTCGGGGGACCGGGAGGCGCGCCGCGTCTGGGGAACCGGCCTGGACGCGCTGGCCGACCTCATCGCTCGTGGCGCCGGCCTGCTCGGTCCCCTCGACGTCGTCGTCTGTTCAGAGCTGACCGGGGCGGGGGATGCCGTCTTCCTGGAGCCGCTGCGTCAGCGTGTTGCCGACCTCATGGCCGGCCTACCGGTGCCGAGCCTGCTGCCGGCCCGGCTCGGGGAGGTGGCTCCTGCACTGGGTGCGGCCGGACGCGCTCTGGAGAACTGATAATACCCTGATAATATTCTGGATATCACCTTGTGTCTCTGCGCCGTTGGCTGACAACTCGCTTATGGTGTTGCGGAGACCCACAATGGGTGCAGGCCGTGGCAGTATGTTCGCCAACTGCAGTCGTCCGAACCGGTTGAGGAGAACCAACGTGTCCCCCAGGAAAGAAGCGAGGCGCAGCGCGTGACCCAGTCTGCTCGTCCGCTTCGTATCGGTATCATGGGTGGAACCTTTGATCCGATTCACCATGGGCACCTCGTTGCGGCCAGTGAGGTTCAGAACGTCTTCGCCCTCGACGAGGTCATCTTCGTGCCCACCTGGGCTCAGCCCTTCAAGAAGGAGCGCCGGGTCTCCCCGGCCGAGCACCGCTACCTCATGACCGTCATCGCCACGGCCTCCAACCCGAGGTTCACGGTCTCCCGGGTCGACATCGACCGGGGCGGCACGACGTACACGATCGACACCCTTCATGACATCGCGGCCGAGTACCCGGGCGCGGAGCTGTACTTCATCACCGGTGCGGACGCCTTGGCGCAGATCCTCACCTGGAAGGACAGTGAGGGCATCTTCGACCTGGCTCACCTGGTGGGGGTGACACGTCCCGGGCACGTTCTCAGCGACTCCGGGGTCCCCCAGGACCGGATCTCGCTGGTGGAGGTTCCGGCTATGGCGATCTCGTCGACGGACTGCCGTCAGCGAGTCGGCGAGGGGTCACCGGTGTGGTACCTCGTCCCTGATGGTGTCGTGCAGTACATACGCAAGTACGGGCTCTATCGTATGGCCTTGCGGCCGGCGTCGGCGACGTCGATGACGGCGAGAGTGGCCCGCGAGCAGTCCCTGAGGAAGGAGAACGACGGTGAGCACTGAGCAGACCGGCGTCAATGCCCCCACGTCCGAGGAGCCGACGCAGGATGAGCACGCTCCACGCGGCAGTCGTCGTGCGATCCGGCAGGCGGAGCGCGCCGCCGAGCGCGAGGCGATCCTGACCGGTCAGCAGCCGCTCCTGACCCGGCGTGAGATGAGGCGTCTGCGTGAGGAGGCCAAGGCGCTCAGAGCAGCTGTCGAGGCCGGCGAGATCACTCCCGAGCAGGCCCAGGCGCTCCAGGACCCCCTTGCCGATCCGGCATCGGTCACCCCCCGTTCCGCTGCCCAGTCAGGCGACGACGCCGAGACCGGGCTGGAGGAGTCGGCCGAGTTCCCCGCCGTGGACGAGGGTGGTGCGGCCTTCCTCGAGCAGGGAGGGCAGAACCCGCCTCTCAACCTCTCCGTCCCCGAGGGGCCGTCGGCCTCCGCTCCGAGCTGGCGCTCACTGTCAGCGGCTGAGGCGGTGGCGATCTCCGAGATCGAGACGGGCCTCATGGAGGCGGTCGACCTGCCGGTGGCGACCCTGGACTACGACGCCCACTGGGCTGCGGACGCCAGCTCCGAGCCGGCGCCGGTGCCTACTCGCTTCTCGCTCAAGGAGCGCCTTGAGGGCGGTCCCGGATCCCAGGCCGATGAGCAGGGCAGCGCTGAGCCTCAGGCCGCCGCCGAGCAGATCGGTGAGGCGGACGCCGAGGAGCCCACGACCAGTCCCTATGACTACCGAGAGGGGTTCGCGCCGACGACCTACGAGGACGAGGCGGTGTCCTCGCAGCCCTCCTCCCAGTCGGCCGAGGCCGTCACCGCGGTCTCCGCCGTGTCTGCGTCGGCTTCCGGCGCTGCCGACTTCGCCACCTTCGGGCAGCCCGGAGCCGCGGAGGCCACCGAGTCCGCCCGCAGCGGTCTGAGCGCCGGGTCGGCATCCTCCGCCGGTTCGGTTCGCCGTCCCATCGTCCGCATCCCGGCTGCCGCGCAGGGAGTGCGCACCGTCAACACGTCCACGGGTGAGCTCAGCTCGGTCCAGCCCGTGGACAGCTCCCCGTCCGCACAGGAGGCCGTCGACGCCCAGGAGGCCTACGGCGTCGCCTCCATCGAGGAGCCGATGACGCAGGAGAGCATTGCGGTCGATGTCGAGGCCCAGACCATGATGCCCTCGCCGCAGACGCA includes the following:
- a CDS encoding UDP-glucose dehydrogenase family protein; the encoded protein is MTPLKITVIGCGYLGAVHAAAMAHLGHHVLGIDTRPEQVEALSQGRVPFYEPGLPELLTTGAAQGDLRFTSMPSPAELAGADVHFIAVGTPQSATGGQADRSQLWSVVDMLHDALPEGGRSLVVGKSTVPVGTAQQVAERLAGRALVLWNPEFLREGFAVADTLHPDRIVYGVPADPRDAQEAQAALDVVYQDLLDEGIPRIVTDYPTAELVKTAANSFLATKISFINAMAHLCDTAGADVTVLADAIGHDPRIGRRFLQAGVGFGGGCLPKDIRALQASADLHGAVHLADLLGQVDSINREQRDRIIELARTHVGGDLAGKAITILGAAFKPLSDDVRDSPALDVAARLADLGAEVTVCDPQALPVVARSHPHLTLEDDPKAALTGAELVLLLTEWDQFVALDPADAAVGVAARVIIDGRNALDPVAWRQAGWTYAGVGR
- a CDS encoding phosphotransferase encodes the protein MTGMLSTLRAVLGLRRAWPDHRGSSPATATIECVDGEGRLRAGHVSAGGAPELLPYATDPELPALSARLTGALVVHRAGRRAVVMEDARVRKIVRPHKAASLVRAHTTAASVLRVTGLRTPRVLGDGDDVVDLELLPGRSLNELGDAGLPGWRRLTDSWAHLADAEADLPVHGPRQETEVLRRWFASAHRYGVIDQSDLLHEQVVDTCLRLREDDGVHVVAHRDLHDGQLLWDGRELSLLDLDTAAMAEAALDLGNLWAHTDLMAVRGRLGPDSHARVRDLLDDLARRLPTTTQRLEAYYRSSALRLVFVHAFRPAAHRWLPTWVSHCLAEASPFTPLDLTNDWNNS
- a CDS encoding phosphotransferase, whose amino-acid sequence is MSRSTITTGRTTATADAVSTVLDADRLSELVDRPVRAGRLRIKPDVSILVSLVERSTGVTAGWARLLWPVSRSKASRAERLAARLGIEPPPVTRAVDGGLLLQSGPLQSDPKLAEPMALAARQGALGAWEVGDLLRYNPSRRLVLRVDGAVLRLRAHAGGPADDVHRALSALLPVPRLLGSEAVARCEGHVSLQQWCGDTNLAEIPGEAADDATLEATRRVGALLAELHSCTGLLEPELVDRLPRQHPDPRDLAEVHARQLDVLAPELAHRVRKVGAMLPARLSGDPVLTHGDASPDQVLYEYSTGRIWLTDFDRVRLAPAVTDLGSYLAVAPPSLRCALLQGYGERRPVPDTEQLGTAIALSRLARLADPLRQADPSWRERVSTELAAIKRIAKAPQEETSWT
- a CDS encoding ABC transporter ATP-binding protein, translating into MRQTLRLVGPDAAPQWRLMVGGTVVLLAEVFFRVLEPWPLKIVIDSLVAALGRHTGSAPATVPSLVGLGVALLVIVAGRAVCNYLATVAFALVGSRTAASLRSRAFHHVQGLSQQFHARNHSADTVQRLIADVNRMQEVAVTAGLPMAANTLTLLVMVVVMVFLDPLLAMIVVLAVVAFVVASSGNSRRISVASLRSRKSEGNLANTAQEALGAIKVVQAYGLEPLLHERFTGANTVSLSEGVRSRRIAARLERSTDVIVGVATAVVMVGGGIRVLGGAMSPGDLVLFTTYLRTTMKPLRDMAKYTGRIARATASGERVADMAVEPEIVSPHNAIVLDPVHGMIHFDHVRAAYERRQVLHGVSLTVVPGEHVALVGPSGSGKSTLASLVVRALDPTSGTVSLDGHSLDELDLRFLRSQVSVLHQEAVLLTGTIRENIRLGRPQALDEEVEAAARAAHAHDFITQMPNGYDTAVGERGGTLSGGQRQRIAIARALLRDSPIVILDEATTGLDPASTSAVLQAIDELVAGRTTLTITHDPQAAMRADRVVWIQDGLIRLEGSPQRLMDTSAEFRRWAASRLSDSFALEGSRA
- a CDS encoding glycosyltransferase gives rise to the protein MSPASDARIGYVLKVYPRFSETFIVTEVLAREAQGEDLSIYALRPTTDSRFHPEIARVAARVSWVGRPQRAIDLWSQIAGGLSRQDDRERFAAIMPVLAGLPGDEVAQGVELARQVRRDSITHLHAHFASLAGRVTWIASALTGIPYTVTTHAKDIFHESVDPVWLRRICGDAQRVIAIGRYNEEHLRTVLAGTGATVSLRYNAIELDRFAYRAPAPVPAGSTRPLRVCAVGRLVPKKGFADLVEAVRILVSSGVDVEVELAGEGDERERLTAQIDRLGLAGRIRLLGPLTQAEVRDLLARSDVFVAPCIEAADGNIDGLPTVVLEAMACGTPVVATAVSGLPEVVHDGVTGLLLPPGDPAELAVALRGIALGEVDTVSLSRGARTLIEEHFDSRAQAAVLAAWQSGPGHAPTAPSMYLTDREGAA